A single Malaclemys terrapin pileata isolate rMalTer1 chromosome 3, rMalTer1.hap1, whole genome shotgun sequence DNA region contains:
- the ALDH8A1 gene encoding 2-aminomuconic semialdehyde dehydrogenase isoform X3, with product MNKLADLIEHDLEAFAQAESKDQGKTITFARTVDIPRAAYNFRFFASSVLHHTTECTQMDHMDCMHYTMRTPVGIAGLISPWNLPLYLLTWKIAPAIASGNTVIAKPSEMTSVTAWMMCKLLGRAGIPPGVVNIVFGTGPKAGRAIVSHPDVPLISFTGSTLTAQHIRERSAPHCKKLSLELGGKNPAIIFEDANLDQCIPTTVRSSFANQGEICLCTSRIFVQRSIYNEFLKRFVEEARKWKVGSPSDPTSSMGALISKEHLEKVKNYVKKARAEGARILCGEGVDSLVLPTGNQNGYFMLPTVIAEVKDESCCMQEEIFGPVTCVVLFDTEEEVIKRANGVKYGLAATIWSSDVGRVHRVAKRLQAGLVWTNCWLVRELNLPFGGMKASGIGREGAKESYEFFTEVKTITIKH from the exons ATGAACAAGTTAGCGGACCTGATAGAGCATGACCTGGAGGCATTTGCACAAGCAGAATCAAAAGATCAAG GAAAAACAATTACATTCGCTAGAACAGTGGACATCCCACGGGCAGCATACAACTTCCGGTTCTTTGCATCTTCTGTCCTTCACCATACCACAGAATGCACTCAGATGGACCACATGGACTGTATGCATTACACCATGAGAACTCCAGTAGGCATTG cTGGTTTAATAAGTCCTTGGAATTTGCCACTTTACTTGCTCACCTGGAAAATAGCCCCAGCCATAGCATCTGGAAACACTGTCATCGCCAAGCCCAGTGAGATGACATCTGTCACTGCTTGGATGATGTGCAAACTTCTGGGTAGAGCAG GAATCCCACCAGGAGTGGTGAATATTGTGTTTGGAACTGGCCCCAAAGCTGGGAGGGCTATTGTCTCGCATCCTGACGTGCCACTGATCTCCTTCACTGGAAGCACGCTCACGGCCCAGCACATCAGGGAGAGGAGTGCCCCACACTGCAAAAAGCTCTCTCTGGAACTGGGAGGCAAGAACCCTGCAATCATCTTTGAGGATGCTAATCTGGACCAATGCATCCCTACCACTGTGAGATCCAGCTTTGCAAATCAG GGTGAAATCTGTCTTTGCACCAGCAGGATCTTTGTTCAGAGGAGCATTTATAATGAGTTTTTGAAGAGGTTTGTAGAAGAAGCCAGAAAGTGGAAGGTTGGGAGCCCCTCAGATCCCACATCCAGTATGGGGGCACTGATAAGTAAAGAACATTTAGAAAAG GTAAAGAATTATGTGAAGAAGGCTCGAGCTGAAGGGGCTAGAATTCTCTGTGGAGAAGGAGTGGATTCTTTGGTTCTTCCAACTGGAAATCAGAATGGCTATTTCATGCTGCCTACAGTCATTGCTGAAGTCAAGGATGAATCCTGCTGCATGCAAGAAGAGATCTTTGGTCCCGTGACGTGTGTGGTACTGTTTGATACGGAAGAGGAAGTGATTAAAAGAGCCAATGGTGTCAAGTATGGCCTGGCAGCCACGATATGGTCAAGTGATGTGGGGCGTGTTCATCGTGTGGCGAAGAGACTGCAAGCTGGCCTGGTGTGGACCAACTGCTGGCTAGTCAGGGAACTGAACTTGCCATTTGGTGGGATGAAAGCCTCAGGGATAGGCAGGGAGGGAGCAAAGGAGTCTTATGAGTTTTTCACTGAGGTCAAAACCATTACAATAAAACACTGA
- the ALDH8A1 gene encoding 2-aminomuconic semialdehyde dehydrogenase isoform X1, with product MAGPKTLLVLENFINGKFVPCPSYIDSYDPSTGDVYCRVPDSGKEEVEVAVTAARDAFLGWSSKSPQERSQIMNKLADLIEHDLEAFAQAESKDQGKTITFARTVDIPRAAYNFRFFASSVLHHTTECTQMDHMDCMHYTMRTPVGIAGLISPWNLPLYLLTWKIAPAIASGNTVIAKPSEMTSVTAWMMCKLLGRAGIPPGVVNIVFGTGPKAGRAIVSHPDVPLISFTGSTLTAQHIRERSAPHCKKLSLELGGKNPAIIFEDANLDQCIPTTVRSSFANQGEICLCTSRIFVQRSIYNEFLKRFVEEARKWKVGSPSDPTSSMGALISKEHLEKVKNYVKKARAEGARILCGEGVDSLVLPTGNQNGYFMLPTVIAEVKDESCCMQEEIFGPVTCVVLFDTEEEVIKRANGVKYGLAATIWSSDVGRVHRVAKRLQAGLVWTNCWLVRELNLPFGGMKASGIGREGAKESYEFFTEVKTITIKH from the exons ATGGCTGGCCCAAAGACTCTCTTAGTGTTGGAGAACTTCATAAATGGTAAATTTGTCCCTTGTCCCTCCTACATAGACTCTTATGATCCATCCACAGGAGACGTGTATTGCAGAGTACCAGACAGTGGCAAAGAAGAG GTAGAAGTTGCAGTCACCGCTGCCAGAGATGCATTTCTAGGCTGGTCCTCCAAAAGCCCTCAGGAAAGATCTCAGATAATGAACAAGTTAGCGGACCTGATAGAGCATGACCTGGAGGCATTTGCACAAGCAGAATCAAAAGATCAAG GAAAAACAATTACATTCGCTAGAACAGTGGACATCCCACGGGCAGCATACAACTTCCGGTTCTTTGCATCTTCTGTCCTTCACCATACCACAGAATGCACTCAGATGGACCACATGGACTGTATGCATTACACCATGAGAACTCCAGTAGGCATTG cTGGTTTAATAAGTCCTTGGAATTTGCCACTTTACTTGCTCACCTGGAAAATAGCCCCAGCCATAGCATCTGGAAACACTGTCATCGCCAAGCCCAGTGAGATGACATCTGTCACTGCTTGGATGATGTGCAAACTTCTGGGTAGAGCAG GAATCCCACCAGGAGTGGTGAATATTGTGTTTGGAACTGGCCCCAAAGCTGGGAGGGCTATTGTCTCGCATCCTGACGTGCCACTGATCTCCTTCACTGGAAGCACGCTCACGGCCCAGCACATCAGGGAGAGGAGTGCCCCACACTGCAAAAAGCTCTCTCTGGAACTGGGAGGCAAGAACCCTGCAATCATCTTTGAGGATGCTAATCTGGACCAATGCATCCCTACCACTGTGAGATCCAGCTTTGCAAATCAG GGTGAAATCTGTCTTTGCACCAGCAGGATCTTTGTTCAGAGGAGCATTTATAATGAGTTTTTGAAGAGGTTTGTAGAAGAAGCCAGAAAGTGGAAGGTTGGGAGCCCCTCAGATCCCACATCCAGTATGGGGGCACTGATAAGTAAAGAACATTTAGAAAAG GTAAAGAATTATGTGAAGAAGGCTCGAGCTGAAGGGGCTAGAATTCTCTGTGGAGAAGGAGTGGATTCTTTGGTTCTTCCAACTGGAAATCAGAATGGCTATTTCATGCTGCCTACAGTCATTGCTGAAGTCAAGGATGAATCCTGCTGCATGCAAGAAGAGATCTTTGGTCCCGTGACGTGTGTGGTACTGTTTGATACGGAAGAGGAAGTGATTAAAAGAGCCAATGGTGTCAAGTATGGCCTGGCAGCCACGATATGGTCAAGTGATGTGGGGCGTGTTCATCGTGTGGCGAAGAGACTGCAAGCTGGCCTGGTGTGGACCAACTGCTGGCTAGTCAGGGAACTGAACTTGCCATTTGGTGGGATGAAAGCCTCAGGGATAGGCAGGGAGGGAGCAAAGGAGTCTTATGAGTTTTTCACTGAGGTCAAAACCATTACAATAAAACACTGA
- the ALDH8A1 gene encoding 2-aminomuconic semialdehyde dehydrogenase isoform X2, giving the protein MAGPKTLLVLENFINGKFVPCPSYIDSYDPSTGDVYCRVPDSGKEEVEVAVTAARDAFLGWSSKSPQERSQIMNKLADLIEHDLEAFAQAESKDQGKTITFARTVDIPRAAYNFRFFASSVLHHTTECTQMDHMDCMHYTMRTPVGIGIPPGVVNIVFGTGPKAGRAIVSHPDVPLISFTGSTLTAQHIRERSAPHCKKLSLELGGKNPAIIFEDANLDQCIPTTVRSSFANQGEICLCTSRIFVQRSIYNEFLKRFVEEARKWKVGSPSDPTSSMGALISKEHLEKVKNYVKKARAEGARILCGEGVDSLVLPTGNQNGYFMLPTVIAEVKDESCCMQEEIFGPVTCVVLFDTEEEVIKRANGVKYGLAATIWSSDVGRVHRVAKRLQAGLVWTNCWLVRELNLPFGGMKASGIGREGAKESYEFFTEVKTITIKH; this is encoded by the exons ATGGCTGGCCCAAAGACTCTCTTAGTGTTGGAGAACTTCATAAATGGTAAATTTGTCCCTTGTCCCTCCTACATAGACTCTTATGATCCATCCACAGGAGACGTGTATTGCAGAGTACCAGACAGTGGCAAAGAAGAG GTAGAAGTTGCAGTCACCGCTGCCAGAGATGCATTTCTAGGCTGGTCCTCCAAAAGCCCTCAGGAAAGATCTCAGATAATGAACAAGTTAGCGGACCTGATAGAGCATGACCTGGAGGCATTTGCACAAGCAGAATCAAAAGATCAAG GAAAAACAATTACATTCGCTAGAACAGTGGACATCCCACGGGCAGCATACAACTTCCGGTTCTTTGCATCTTCTGTCCTTCACCATACCACAGAATGCACTCAGATGGACCACATGGACTGTATGCATTACACCATGAGAACTCCAGTAGGCATTG GAATCCCACCAGGAGTGGTGAATATTGTGTTTGGAACTGGCCCCAAAGCTGGGAGGGCTATTGTCTCGCATCCTGACGTGCCACTGATCTCCTTCACTGGAAGCACGCTCACGGCCCAGCACATCAGGGAGAGGAGTGCCCCACACTGCAAAAAGCTCTCTCTGGAACTGGGAGGCAAGAACCCTGCAATCATCTTTGAGGATGCTAATCTGGACCAATGCATCCCTACCACTGTGAGATCCAGCTTTGCAAATCAG GGTGAAATCTGTCTTTGCACCAGCAGGATCTTTGTTCAGAGGAGCATTTATAATGAGTTTTTGAAGAGGTTTGTAGAAGAAGCCAGAAAGTGGAAGGTTGGGAGCCCCTCAGATCCCACATCCAGTATGGGGGCACTGATAAGTAAAGAACATTTAGAAAAG GTAAAGAATTATGTGAAGAAGGCTCGAGCTGAAGGGGCTAGAATTCTCTGTGGAGAAGGAGTGGATTCTTTGGTTCTTCCAACTGGAAATCAGAATGGCTATTTCATGCTGCCTACAGTCATTGCTGAAGTCAAGGATGAATCCTGCTGCATGCAAGAAGAGATCTTTGGTCCCGTGACGTGTGTGGTACTGTTTGATACGGAAGAGGAAGTGATTAAAAGAGCCAATGGTGTCAAGTATGGCCTGGCAGCCACGATATGGTCAAGTGATGTGGGGCGTGTTCATCGTGTGGCGAAGAGACTGCAAGCTGGCCTGGTGTGGACCAACTGCTGGCTAGTCAGGGAACTGAACTTGCCATTTGGTGGGATGAAAGCCTCAGGGATAGGCAGGGAGGGAGCAAAGGAGTCTTATGAGTTTTTCACTGAGGTCAAAACCATTACAATAAAACACTGA